One genomic segment of Labeo rohita strain BAU-BD-2019 chromosome 14, IGBB_LRoh.1.0, whole genome shotgun sequence includes these proteins:
- the aga gene encoding N(4)-(beta-N-acetylglucosaminyl)-L-asparaginase — MRPGRSDITLRRKYTLRVDPESCNMIQRVFVIICLFPLNQAALPLVINTWHFENAANAAWSTLQRGGSVLDAVETGCAQCEVDQCDGSVGFGGSPDERGETTLDAMIMNGDTMEVGAVANLHRVKNAVGVARAVMEYTEHTFLVGESATIFAQNMGFMSEELSTNKSITVFSQWLQKNCQPNYRKNVFPDPSGSCGPYKPKAKLWRPKNQKKAFDPSSHDTIGMVAIGKNGQVAAATSTNGATHKIPGRVGDSPVAGAGAYADSKVGGAAGTGDGDIMMRFLPSFLAVELMRNGAQPTVACETAISRIKKHYPDFFGAMICANTTGGYGAACNKLPEFSQFSFMVANAQTNQSQVHKVDCI; from the exons ATGAGACCAGGGCGTTCTGATATTACACTCCGACGCAAATATACACTCAGAGTTGATCCTGAGAGTTGTAATATGATTCAAAGAGTATTtgtcattatttgtttgtttcctcTTAATCAAGCTGCGCTGCCTTTGGTGATTAACACTTGGCATTTTGAGAATGCAGCTAACGCAG CCTGGAGTACGCTGCAGAGGGGCGGCTCGGTTCTGGATGCGGTGGAGACGGGCTGCGCGCAGTGTGAGGTCGATCAGTGCGATGGCAGCGTGGGGTTCGGTGGGAGTCCGGATGAGCGCGGAGAAACGACCCTGGACGCAATGATCATGAATGG AGACACAATGGAAGTAGGGGCAGTTGCAAACCTACACAGGGTCAAAAATGCTGTGGGTGTCGCCCGAGCGGTGATGGAATACACAGAGCACACCTTTTTAGTGGGCGAGTCAG CCACAATCTTTGCTCAAAACATGGGCTTCATGTCTGAGGAGTTGTCAACTAACAAATCAATAACTGTTTTCTCCCAGTGGTTGCAAAAGAATTGTCAACCCAACTATAGAAAG aatgtTTTCCCAGACCCTTCGGGATCATGTGGGCCGTACAAGCCCAAAGCCAAGCTGTGGAGGCCAAAAAATCAGAAGAAAGCTTTTGATCCCAGTTCTCACGACACAATTG GAATGGTTGCGATTGGTAAGAACGGACAGGTGGCTGCTGCAACGTCCACTAATGGAGCAACACATAAGATACCAGG CCGTGTAGGTGATTCGCCAGTGGCTGGAGCTGGGGCTTATGCCGACAGCAAAGTGGGGGGAGCGGCCGGCACAGGGGATGGAGACATCATGATGCGTTTCCTTCCTAG TTTTCTAGCTGTTGAATTAATGAGAAATGGAGCCCAACCCACTGTTGCCTGTGAGACGGCCATCTCCAGAATCAAGAAGCACTACCCTGATTTTTTTGGAGCAATGATTTGTGCCAATACTACTGGTGGATATG GTGCTGCTTGTAACAAGCTTCCTGAGTTTAGCCAGTTCTCCTTCATGGTGGCTAACGCACAGACAAACCAATCTCAGGTGCACAAGGTGGACTGCATTTGA